AGATTAAGGACAGCACTGTCTGTGGGCTGGCACGGGCGCTCGATCCCGATATCGATCGTGCCGGCGAGGCGCTGAAGCCGGCCGCATCGGGTCGTATTCACACCTTCATCGCCACCTCTCCCATCCATATGGAGCGCAAGCTGCGCATGAGTCCGGATGAGGTGGTCAAGCAGGCGGTCAGGGCGGTCGAGCGAGCCCGCCGGTACACCGATGATGTCGAATTCTCGGCCGAGGATGCCGGGCGTTCGGAAATCGATTTTCTCTGCCGTATTTTCGAAGCGGTGATCGCCGCCGGGGCCACCACCATCAACATCCCCGACACGGTGGGTTACAACGTCCCGGAACAGTTCGGTGCCATGGTGGGACGGGCCATCGAGGGCACGCCCAACGCCGATAAGGCAGTGTTCTCGGTCCATTGCCATAATGACCTGGGACTTGCCGTTGCCAACTCCCTGTCAGCCGTGCTCAATGGCGCCCGTCAGGTGGAGTGCACCATCAACGGACTGGGTGAGCGGGCCGGCAATGCCGCCCTGGAAGAGGTGGTGATGGCGGTACGCACCCGTCAGGATGTGTTTCCCTGCGAAACCGGCATCGATGCCACTCAAATCGTCCCCGGCTCGCGGCTGGTGGCGGGGATCACCGGTTTTTCGGTTCAGCCGAACAAGGCCATCGTCGGCGCCAATGCCTTCGCCCACGAGTCGGGCATCCATCAGGACGGGGTCCTCAAACACCGTGAGACCTACGAAATCATGCGTGCCGAGGACGTGGGCTGGAGCGCCAACCGCATGGTGCTGGGCAAGCATTCGGGCCGTAATGCCTTCCGCAGCCGGCTCCAGGACCTGGGGGTTGCGTTCGCCTCGGAGGAGGAGCTCAACGCGGCCTTTCAGCGCTTCAAGACGCTCGCCGACAAGAAGCACGAAATCTATGATGAGGATATCCAGGCCCTGGTCACGGAGACCAATCTGGAGCACTCGGTCAACGAACGCATCAAGCTGGTCTCCCTGCGTGTCTGCTCCGAGACAGGCGAGACGCCTGAGGCGAATGTCACGCTCTGGGTGGACGGCGAGGAGAAGCGCGGCAGCGCACCGGGTGGCGGCCCGGTCGATGCGGCCCTCAAGGCCATCGAGTCTATCGTTGACAGTCAGACGGAACTGTTGCTGTACTCGGTCAACAATATCACTACGGGCACCGATTCCCAGGGAGAGGTGACCGTCCGCCTTGAGCGGGGAGGCCGTATCGTCAATGGTCAGGGTGCAGATACCGATATCGTCATCGCCTCGGCCAAGGCCTATATCAACGCCCTTAACAAGGTGGTGACTGCCGCCGAGCGGGGGCATCCCCAGGGGCCGGAGCTTTGATGTGATTTATGTGTTACGGCACCTGCCTGGATCGGATTCGCGCCGGGGGCGGCCCTCCTACCGGGGAACGGCGCCTCAGTCCGCTGGTAGGAGGCGCGCCCCCGCGGCGATGGGGGTTTGTAACGTTCCAGGTTTTACGTATTTACGTTTTACGGCAACTGCCTGGATCGGATTCGCGCCGGGGCGGCGCTCCTACCGGGGAACGGCGCCTCGGTCTCCGGTAGGAGGCGCGCCCCCGCGGCGATTTCCGCTACGGAGCCCTCGTGCAGACGACACCCGCCATCGCTCAACGAAGACAATGGCCCCTACAATAGAAACGACTCTTGGGTGTGTTTTTCTCCGTGTTCTCTGTGGTTTTATGGTTGTTTTTTGCGAATGAATGATGGACGCACGTAGACAGGCCTATCTCGATGCCATGGGTATTCGGGTTTGGGTGCGGCGGCAGTCCGCGCCCGAACCGGAAAGTGCATTCGTGTCCGACGAACAGGCCCCGCCGGTCCCGGATTTCGAGCCGATGGCGCTCGATTGGGACGAACTGGCGGCTCGGGTTGCCGTCTGTGAGCAGTGCCCGCAACTGGTGGCCAGCCGGACTCGAACCGTATTCGGAGTCGGCAGCCACAAGGCAGGCTTGATGGTTCTGGGTGAGTCGCCGGGAGCCGATGACGACCGCCGGGGCGAACCTTTCGCTGGCATCTCCGGCAAGCTGCTGGACAAGATGCTGCGAGCCGCCGGCTTTCCCCGCTCCGCCGTTTATCTCGCTACAGCCGTTAAATGCAGGCCACCGGACGACCGCGATCCCGAACCCGGCGAGTTCTCTGCTTGCGTGGGATACCTGCGACGCCAGATCGAGCTGGTCAACCCCGCGGTCATTCTGGCGGTGGGGCAGTCCGCGGCTCGAAGTCTTTTGGATACGGACCGGCCCGAACCTCGTCGTGGGGATGTTCACCGTTATCTCGCCGCCGATATTCCGGTTATCGTCACCCACGCCCCCGTTCTGCTGTTGCGTTCTCCGGCCGAGAAACGCGCGGTGTGGAATGACCTGCGGCTCCTCAAGCGCGTGTACAAGGGTGCGAACGGATGAGTGCCGCCCCGGATTCGCTGCCGCGTCTGCGCCCCATGTTCGATGCCGATGTCGTCAAGGTCATGGAGGTTGAGCGCGAGATCTATCCCTTTGGCTGGACCGAGGCGATCTTTCGTGACTGCCTGCGGGTGGGATACTCCTGCTGGGTGTGGGAGTGCGGCGAGGAGATCATCGGATACAGCGTGATGTCCCTCGGAGCCGGGGAGGCGCACGTGCTGAATGTGGCCGTTCACCCGAAGTGGCGTCGTCGTGGTCTCGGCCGCAGCATGCTGGAGCATCTGATCACGGTGGCTGAACGGAACCGTGTCGGTACCATATTTCTGGAGGTCCGGCCCTCCAATCGCACGGCGATGAAACTCTACGAGGAGTTACAGTTCCAAGAGATTGGCAGGCGCCGCGATTACTACCCGGACCATGAAGGACGGGAAGACGCCCTGGTCCTCTCGCGCGAACTTTGAGCCGTATGAGGCCAGATTCCCATGCAGCGGCTCGCCATGGCCTGATATAATTCGCCTCTTTTCCCGAGCACTTTTCCCGACATGTCGAAACTGCAGTCCGAAACCGAGCGCCGGCGCACCTTTGCCATCATCTCGCATCCCGATGCGGGAAAGACAACCCTTACCGAAAAGTTGCTGTTGTTTGGTGGTGCCATTCAGCTTGCTGGTACCGTCAAGGGCCGCAAGGCCGCCCGTCATGCGCACTCCGACTGGATGAAGATGGAGCAGCAGCGCGGGATTTCGGTGACCTCGTCGGTGATGCAGTTCCCGCACCGGGATCACGTAATCAATCTGTTGGATACGCCCGGCCACGAGGACTTTTCCGAGGACACCTACCGAACACTGACGGCTGTCGATTCGGCGCTTATGGTGATCGACGTGGCCAAAGGCGTCGAGGACCGTACCATCAAACTGATGGAGGTGTGTCGCCTGCGCGATACGCCCATCATCACCTTCATCAACAAGCTCGATCGTGAAGGGCGTGATCCCATCGATTTGCTGGACGAGGTCGAGGACGTGCTGAAAATCCAGTGTGCGCCCATCACCTGGCCCATCGGTATGGGCAAGCGTTTCAAGGGAGTGTTCGACCTCTATAACAACCGTGTGCATCTGCTGCCTGCGCAGCACGGTGGCAAGGTTCAGGAGGGAGAGATCATCGAGGGACTCGATAATCCCCGGCTGGACGAACTCTTCGGAAGCATGGCCGAGGAGCTGCGCGAGGAGGTCGAACTGGTCCGCGGCGCCAGTCATGCGTTCGATTTCGACGCCTATCGGTCCGGCCTGCAGACCCCGGTCTTCTTCGGGTCCGCCATCAACAACTTCGGCGTGGGCGAAATCCTCGACGCACTGGTGGATTACGCACCGGCGCCGCTGCCGCGCCCGACCGACAGTCGCGAAGTGTTGCCGACCGAGGAGAAGTTCTCCGGCTTCGTGTTCAAGATTCAGGCGAACATGGACCCGCAGCACCGCGATCGAGTCGCCTTCATGCGGGTTTGTTCGGGTGTCTTCAATCCGGGCATGAAGATGCGACAGGTACGACTCGGCCGGGACGTGAAAATCCCCAACGCGATCACTTTTCTGGCGCAGGAGCGCGGGCACGTGGAAGAGGGCTATCCGGGGGATATCATCGGGCTCCACAACCACGGCACCATCCAGATTGGCGATACCTTCACGATGGGGGAGGACCTCCAGTTTACCGGTATCCCCCATTTTGCGCCGGAGTTATTCCGCCGTGCACGGCTGAAGGACCCGCTCAAGTCCAAGCAGCTCTTGAAGGGGCTGGAACAGCTTTCGGAGGAGGGCGCAACGCAGCTCTTCAAGCCGTTCCGCAATAACGATCTGATTCTGGGAGCAGTGGGTATCCTGCAGTTCGATGTCGTTGCCCAGCGTCTTCAGGATGAATACAAGGTCGACTGTACCTTTGAGCCGGTCAATGTGGCCACGGCCCGTTGGGTTGATTGCGACGATCCGAAGATGCTCGAGCAGTTCAAGAACAAGGCCAGCGACAACCTGGCCGAAGATGGTGCCGGCATGCTGACCTACCTGGCCCCGACCCGCGTCAATCTGGAGCTGACCATCGAACGCTGGCCCGACATTCGGTTCCACGCTACGCGGGAACATTAAAGCCGGCGAACACTGTTTTTTGTAGGTTGGGGTGAGTTATGCGAACCCCAACGCTGATATTGTTGGGCTTCTTCCCTCAGCGCCAACCTACATTTTGGAGCCCATTGCTATTCTCGGGAGCCTCCTAGCTGCGCACACCGATGCCCTTGTGGAGCAGATAGAGTGCAAACGAAAAAAGCGCGACGATGAAGAGTCCGATGATGCCGAAGGCCACGCCGACATCGATATCGGATACCCCGAGCAGTCCGTAACGGAAGGCGTTTATGATGTACAGGATAGGATTGAAAAGCGCCACGTTCTGCCAGAAACCCGGGAGCATCTCCACCGTGAAAAAGATCCCGCCCAGATAGGTCAGTGGAGTCAACACGAAGGTGGGTATGATCGCGATGTCATCGAAGCTCTTTGCGTAAACCGCGTTGATAAAGCCCCCGATCGCGAATAGCAGTGCGGTAAGCAGTGCCGTGCTCAGGGTGATGAACCAGCTGTGAACCTCGAGATCGACGAAGAATGCCGCAACCAGCGTGACCATCAGACCGACACTCAAACCCCGCGCCATTCCACCGGCCACGTAGCCGAGCACGATCATGTAATTCGGTACCGGAGCGATCAGTAACTCTTCGATAAAGCGCTGGAATTTGGCACCGAAAAACGACGATACGACGTTGGCATACGAATTGGTGATTATGCCGAGCATGATGACACCCGGCACGATGTACTCCATGTAGGATAATCCCTGCATGGGTCCGATCCGGCTGCCAATAAGCCCGCCGAAGATGATGAAATAGAGGGCGGTGGTCACCATGGGTGGAAGAATCGTCTGAGGCCAAATGCGCCGGAAACGGCGGATTTCCTTGACGACGATCGTCTTGAAAGCGATGAGCTCGGTGCGCCGGATCATTCGACGGTCTCCCCGCCTTCGACCATAGCCATAAATAGCTCTTCCAGCCGGTTGGCCTTGTTGCGCATGCTGATGACTTCCAGATTTTGCCGGCTCAGTGTCTCGAAAAGGGGATTCAGCCCCTGCTCGCGCCAAACCTCCACTTCAATGGTATGTGGTTCGATGTAAACCACGGAATAACCGTCTAATTGCGGGGCTGATTCGAGGGGCTCTTTCAGGTCGAGTATCAGCGTTTCGCGGTTAAGCTGGGTGAGCAGCGTCCGCATGCTGGTATTCTCGATGATTTCGCCCTGGTCGATGATGGCGATGTTCCGACAGAGGCTTTCTGCCTCTTCCAGGTAGTGGGTGGTCAGGATGATAGTGGTGCCTTCGGCATTGACTTCCCGCAGAAAAGCCCACATTGAGCGACGCAGTTCGATGTCAACGCCGGCCGTGGGTTCGTCCAGAATCAACAGCTTTGGTTCATGGGTCAGTGCGCGGGCAATCATCAGGCGGCGCTTCATGCCGCCGGAGAGATTGCGTGCAGATCCATGGCGTTTCTCCCACAGGCCCAGTTTCTTCAGATAATGCTCGCTCCGTTCACGGGCAATCTGTGGCTCTACACCGTAGTAGCCTGCCTGGTTCGTGATGATCTCGCCGACCGGCTCGAACTGGTTGAAGTTGAACTCCTGGGGAACCAGCCCGATGCAACGGCGTGCTTCCATCGGATCCTTGCTCACATCGGCGCCGAACACGCGGACACTGCCACCGGTCTTGTCGACCAGCGAGGTGATGATGCCAATCGTGGTGGATTTTCCCGCCCCATTGGGGCCGAGGAGGGCAAAAAAATCGCCCTCCTCGACAGAAAGGTCGATGCCTTTCAGGGCCACAAAACCGTTGCGATAGGTCTTCTCGAGACCCTCAATTTCCA
This region of Thiohalomonas denitrificans genomic DNA includes:
- a CDS encoding 2-isopropylmalate synthase; this translates as MSDKLFIFDTTLRDGEQSPGASMTKEEKVRIAKALERMRVDVIEAGFPIASSGDFESVQAVAREIKDSTVCGLARALDPDIDRAGEALKPAASGRIHTFIATSPIHMERKLRMSPDEVVKQAVRAVERARRYTDDVEFSAEDAGRSEIDFLCRIFEAVIAAGATTINIPDTVGYNVPEQFGAMVGRAIEGTPNADKAVFSVHCHNDLGLAVANSLSAVLNGARQVECTINGLGERAGNAALEEVVMAVRTRQDVFPCETGIDATQIVPGSRLVAGITGFSVQPNKAIVGANAFAHESGIHQDGVLKHRETYEIMRAEDVGWSANRMVLGKHSGRNAFRSRLQDLGVAFASEEELNAAFQRFKTLADKKHEIYDEDIQALVTETNLEHSVNERIKLVSLRVCSETGETPEANVTLWVDGEEKRGSAPGGGPVDAALKAIESIVDSQTELLLYSVNNITTGTDSQGEVTVRLERGGRIVNGQGADTDIVIASAKAYINALNKVVTAAERGHPQGPEL
- a CDS encoding uracil-DNA glycosylase, which gives rise to MDARRQAYLDAMGIRVWVRRQSAPEPESAFVSDEQAPPVPDFEPMALDWDELAARVAVCEQCPQLVASRTRTVFGVGSHKAGLMVLGESPGADDDRRGEPFAGISGKLLDKMLRAAGFPRSAVYLATAVKCRPPDDRDPEPGEFSACVGYLRRQIELVNPAVILAVGQSAARSLLDTDRPEPRRGDVHRYLAADIPVIVTHAPVLLLRSPAEKRAVWNDLRLLKRVYKGANG
- the rimI gene encoding ribosomal protein S18-alanine N-acetyltransferase, whose amino-acid sequence is MSAAPDSLPRLRPMFDADVVKVMEVEREIYPFGWTEAIFRDCLRVGYSCWVWECGEEIIGYSVMSLGAGEAHVLNVAVHPKWRRRGLGRSMLEHLITVAERNRVGTIFLEVRPSNRTAMKLYEELQFQEIGRRRDYYPDHEGREDALVLSREL
- a CDS encoding peptide chain release factor 3, which translates into the protein MSKLQSETERRRTFAIISHPDAGKTTLTEKLLLFGGAIQLAGTVKGRKAARHAHSDWMKMEQQRGISVTSSVMQFPHRDHVINLLDTPGHEDFSEDTYRTLTAVDSALMVIDVAKGVEDRTIKLMEVCRLRDTPIITFINKLDREGRDPIDLLDEVEDVLKIQCAPITWPIGMGKRFKGVFDLYNNRVHLLPAQHGGKVQEGEIIEGLDNPRLDELFGSMAEELREEVELVRGASHAFDFDAYRSGLQTPVFFGSAINNFGVGEILDALVDYAPAPLPRPTDSREVLPTEEKFSGFVFKIQANMDPQHRDRVAFMRVCSGVFNPGMKMRQVRLGRDVKIPNAITFLAQERGHVEEGYPGDIIGLHNHGTIQIGDTFTMGEDLQFTGIPHFAPELFRRARLKDPLKSKQLLKGLEQLSEEGATQLFKPFRNNDLILGAVGILQFDVVAQRLQDEYKVDCTFEPVNVATARWVDCDDPKMLEQFKNKASDNLAEDGAGMLTYLAPTRVNLELTIERWPDIRFHATREH
- a CDS encoding ABC transporter permease; this encodes MIRRTELIAFKTIVVKEIRRFRRIWPQTILPPMVTTALYFIIFGGLIGSRIGPMQGLSYMEYIVPGVIMLGIITNSYANVVSSFFGAKFQRFIEELLIAPVPNYMIVLGYVAGGMARGLSVGLMVTLVAAFFVDLEVHSWFITLSTALLTALLFAIGGFINAVYAKSFDDIAIIPTFVLTPLTYLGGIFFTVEMLPGFWQNVALFNPILYIINAFRYGLLGVSDIDVGVAFGIIGLFIVALFSFALYLLHKGIGVRS
- a CDS encoding ABC transporter ATP-binding protein; the encoded protein is MKALEIEGLEKTYRNGFVALKGIDLSVEEGDFFALLGPNGAGKSTTIGIITSLVDKTGGSVRVFGADVSKDPMEARRCIGLVPQEFNFNQFEPVGEIITNQAGYYGVEPQIARERSEHYLKKLGLWEKRHGSARNLSGGMKRRLMIARALTHEPKLLILDEPTAGVDIELRRSMWAFLREVNAEGTTIILTTHYLEEAESLCRNIAIIDQGEIIENTSMRTLLTQLNRETLILDLKEPLESAPQLDGYSVVYIEPHTIEVEVWREQGLNPLFETLSRQNLEVISMRNKANRLEELFMAMVEGGETVE